In Carassius carassius chromosome 7, fCarCar2.1, whole genome shotgun sequence, one genomic interval encodes:
- the LOC132144217 gene encoding microfibril-associated glycoprotein 4-like isoform X1, whose translation MAMNVFAVALLSVLMGFMVSVSNGLNPVDCSDIYKSGQTISGVCSIYPAGDVPVWVDCQMISVGNNEDRGGWTVIQRRMDGSVNFYRPWNQYKGGFGNVEGEYWLGLENMYQLTRNRKYMLRVDLEDFNGRKGYAVYSSFSVGPEAYGYKLQVSGFKDGGAGDSLSYHNGQKFSTFDKEQDNDSRNCAKQFLGAFWYDACHRANPNGVYLWGEDPTILAIGNVWYTWKGNWNIGMKSITMKIKLVP comes from the exons ATGGCA ATGAACGTGTTTGCTGTGGCTCTGCTCTCTGTTTTAATGGGGTTTATGGTGTCTGTTTCTAATGGATTAAATCCGGTCGACTGCTCTGACATCTATAAATCCGGACAAACCATCAGTGGGGTCTGCTCCATCTATCCAGCAGGTGACGTTCCTGTCTGGGTTGACTGTCAGATGATCTCAGTTGGAAACAATGAAGACAGAGGAGGATGGACG GTGATTCAGAGGAGAATGGACGGCAGTGTAAATTTCTATCGGCCGTGGAATCAGTACAAGGGAGGATTTGGGAATGTGGAGGGAGAATACTGGCTGG GGCTGGAGAACATGTACCAGCTGACACGCAACAGGAAGTACATGCTGAGAGTGGATCTGGAGGACTTTAATGGAAGGAAAGGTTATGCTGTGTACTCATCTTTCTCTGTGGGTCCTGAAGCTTATGGGTATAAACTACAAGTTTCGGGATTCAAAGATGGAGGAGCAG GTGACTCTTTGTCCTACCATAATGGACAGAAGTTTTCCACCTTTGACAAAGAACAAGACAACGACAGCAGAAACTGTGCCAAACAGTTTCTCGGGGCATTTTGGTACGATGCCTGTCACCGTGCAAACCCCAACGGTGTGTATTTGTGGGGTGAAGATCCCACCATTTTAGCCATTGGAAATGTTTGGTACACCTGGAAGGGCAATTGGAATATCGGTATGAAATCCATCACCATGAAGATCAAACTTGTGCCCTAA
- the LOC132144217 gene encoding microfibril-associated glycoprotein 4-like isoform X2 yields MNVFAVALLSVLMGFMVSVSNGLNPVDCSDIYKSGQTISGVCSIYPAGDVPVWVDCQMISVGNNEDRGGWTVIQRRMDGSVNFYRPWNQYKGGFGNVEGEYWLGLENMYQLTRNRKYMLRVDLEDFNGRKGYAVYSSFSVGPEAYGYKLQVSGFKDGGAGDSLSYHNGQKFSTFDKEQDNDSRNCAKQFLGAFWYDACHRANPNGVYLWGEDPTILAIGNVWYTWKGNWNIGMKSITMKIKLVP; encoded by the exons ATGAACGTGTTTGCTGTGGCTCTGCTCTCTGTTTTAATGGGGTTTATGGTGTCTGTTTCTAATGGATTAAATCCGGTCGACTGCTCTGACATCTATAAATCCGGACAAACCATCAGTGGGGTCTGCTCCATCTATCCAGCAGGTGACGTTCCTGTCTGGGTTGACTGTCAGATGATCTCAGTTGGAAACAATGAAGACAGAGGAGGATGGACG GTGATTCAGAGGAGAATGGACGGCAGTGTAAATTTCTATCGGCCGTGGAATCAGTACAAGGGAGGATTTGGGAATGTGGAGGGAGAATACTGGCTGG GGCTGGAGAACATGTACCAGCTGACACGCAACAGGAAGTACATGCTGAGAGTGGATCTGGAGGACTTTAATGGAAGGAAAGGTTATGCTGTGTACTCATCTTTCTCTGTGGGTCCTGAAGCTTATGGGTATAAACTACAAGTTTCGGGATTCAAAGATGGAGGAGCAG GTGACTCTTTGTCCTACCATAATGGACAGAAGTTTTCCACCTTTGACAAAGAACAAGACAACGACAGCAGAAACTGTGCCAAACAGTTTCTCGGGGCATTTTGGTACGATGCCTGTCACCGTGCAAACCCCAACGGTGTGTATTTGTGGGGTGAAGATCCCACCATTTTAGCCATTGGAAATGTTTGGTACACCTGGAAGGGCAATTGGAATATCGGTATGAAATCCATCACCATGAAGATCAAACTTGTGCCCTAA
- the LOC132144217 gene encoding microfibril-associated glycoprotein 4-like isoform X3, with amino-acid sequence MISVGNNEDRGGWTVIQRRMDGSVNFYRPWNQYKGGFGNVEGEYWLGLENMYQLTRNRKYMLRVDLEDFNGRKGYAVYSSFSVGPEAYGYKLQVSGFKDGGAGDSLSYHNGQKFSTFDKEQDNDSRNCAKQFLGAFWYDACHRANPNGVYLWGEDPTILAIGNVWYTWKGNWNIGMKSITMKIKLVP; translated from the exons ATGATCTCAGTTGGAAACAATGAAGACAGAGGAGGATGGACG GTGATTCAGAGGAGAATGGACGGCAGTGTAAATTTCTATCGGCCGTGGAATCAGTACAAGGGAGGATTTGGGAATGTGGAGGGAGAATACTGGCTGG GGCTGGAGAACATGTACCAGCTGACACGCAACAGGAAGTACATGCTGAGAGTGGATCTGGAGGACTTTAATGGAAGGAAAGGTTATGCTGTGTACTCATCTTTCTCTGTGGGTCCTGAAGCTTATGGGTATAAACTACAAGTTTCGGGATTCAAAGATGGAGGAGCAG GTGACTCTTTGTCCTACCATAATGGACAGAAGTTTTCCACCTTTGACAAAGAACAAGACAACGACAGCAGAAACTGTGCCAAACAGTTTCTCGGGGCATTTTGGTACGATGCCTGTCACCGTGCAAACCCCAACGGTGTGTATTTGTGGGGTGAAGATCCCACCATTTTAGCCATTGGAAATGTTTGGTACACCTGGAAGGGCAATTGGAATATCGGTATGAAATCCATCACCATGAAGATCAAACTTGTGCCCTAA